In Nitrospira sp., a single genomic region encodes these proteins:
- a CDS encoding polysaccharide biosynthesis/export family protein, with protein MRKLDAFGLYGVLLIKLICASVVLAQDVELKKNVVSPSKATTAGAAEKSLLIVTSDYIIGPEDILEITVWKNADLSKQVQVRPDGRISLPLLGDISAVAKTPTQLTEEISTGLRAYMENPTISIMIKDVQSYNIYVLGEVNKPGKYPLKSKTTLLQGITVAGGFTPMAARNKIVVFRFTKDGEGQTKLKASYDDIVVRDGSSQNIELKPGDQIVVPSETMVVLPSR; from the coding sequence ATGCGGAAGCTAGACGCATTTGGACTGTACGGGGTGCTACTAATAAAGCTGATTTGTGCATCCGTGGTTTTAGCGCAGGACGTTGAACTGAAGAAAAATGTCGTATCTCCTTCAAAGGCGACAACAGCTGGCGCTGCCGAAAAATCACTCCTAATAGTCACGTCGGATTATATTATAGGTCCCGAGGATATTTTGGAGATCACCGTCTGGAAAAATGCAGATCTCTCCAAGCAAGTCCAGGTGAGGCCTGATGGAAGAATCTCACTCCCTCTTCTGGGCGATATCTCTGCGGTTGCAAAAACACCCACTCAATTGACCGAGGAGATCTCGACAGGGCTCAGGGCCTATATGGAAAACCCCACGATTTCTATCATGATCAAGGACGTGCAGAGTTACAACATTTATGTGTTGGGAGAAGTCAACAAACCTGGAAAGTATCCTCTGAAGAGTAAGACCACTTTGCTTCAAGGCATTACTGTCGCTGGAGGATTCACACCCATGGCGGCTCGTAACAAGATCGTCGTGTTCCGGTTCACTAAGGATGGCGAAGGACAGACCAAGCTCAAGGCTAGCTATGACGACATCGTCGTACGAGATGGATCGAGTCAGAACATCGAATTGAAGCCAGGTGATCAGATCGTTGTCCCGTCTGAGACGATGGTGGTGCTCCCCAGTCGCTAG
- a CDS encoding polysaccharide biosynthesis/export family protein, which yields MGVAKKFLTSEREGRGRLIAWLLVVLLQYSLAGCQSHDMQYRGSSVPPTEFLIGPEDVLVVTVWRNQDLSKEVIVRPDGKISLPLVGDITAAGLTAQDLSKQVADKLAEYMSTPTVSVQVKEINSYHVFVVGEVAKPGKYVLKSFASVIQGISYAGGFTTFASRNNVHVLRMVKNGQGETKQVMIPVPYQDILQGRNLEANIVLKAGDVIVVP from the coding sequence ATGGGCGTAGCGAAGAAGTTTCTCACTAGTGAACGCGAGGGGAGAGGGCGTCTTATTGCGTGGCTTCTCGTAGTGTTGCTGCAGTATTCTTTAGCGGGCTGTCAGTCTCACGACATGCAGTACCGCGGTTCCTCCGTGCCTCCCACCGAATTCCTCATTGGGCCTGAAGATGTATTAGTCGTTACCGTTTGGAGAAATCAGGATCTCTCCAAAGAGGTTATTGTCAGGCCAGATGGAAAGATTTCTCTCCCATTAGTCGGTGATATTACGGCGGCTGGTCTTACCGCGCAGGACCTATCGAAGCAGGTCGCGGACAAGCTAGCAGAATACATGTCGACCCCCACGGTGTCAGTGCAGGTTAAAGAGATCAATAGCTACCATGTGTTCGTCGTCGGTGAAGTCGCGAAGCCGGGAAAGTACGTGTTGAAGTCCTTTGCGAGCGTGATCCAGGGAATCTCTTACGCCGGAGGGTTCACTACCTTCGCGTCCAGAAATAATGTACATGTTCTTAGAATGGTCAAGAACGGGCAGGGGGAAACGAAGCAGGTCATGATTCCAGTGCCTTACCAAGATATTCTCCAAGGAAGAAACCTGGAGGCAAATATTGTCCTGAAGGCTGGTGACGTCATTGTTGTACCCTGA
- a CDS encoding PilZ domain-containing protein, which produces MAQNEWEWAITKDFQKHSERVALLRSIPYEITAPVEDPAGGTRQGKALSLNISSGGMLVLMDQAPAIEQVLKVYVPTPTAAAETPTLAEVRWTRKLPFSRPNGFGPYFVGLKFMF; this is translated from the coding sequence GTGGCACAGAACGAGTGGGAATGGGCAATCACCAAAGATTTTCAGAAGCATAGCGAACGAGTTGCGTTATTGAGGTCAATTCCGTATGAAATTACGGCTCCAGTTGAAGATCCAGCTGGAGGAACCCGCCAAGGGAAGGCACTATCGCTCAATATAAGTAGCGGCGGAATGCTTGTATTAATGGATCAGGCTCCAGCCATTGAGCAAGTATTGAAAGTATATGTCCCGACACCGACGGCCGCTGCAGAAACTCCCACACTAGCTGAAGTGCGTTGGACTAGAAAATTGCCGTTTAGCCGCCCCAACGGGTTTGGCCCTTATTTTGTTGGACTGAAGTTTATGTTTTGA
- a CDS encoding transcription termination/antitermination NusG family protein, with protein MEKWYAIMAKPKQEYPTASALHQVGIATYYPEIREIFYVRGKRHIRPAGLFPGYFFARFDYERQYRMVSYCRGVRRIVMFGHLPAEIEPTLLEEIKIRLERQDTIHLPSFKPGEVVRINHGPLAGIKAVFDSSLPRKERVIVFLRTLFYQSRAIVQLSDIEKFPEAV; from the coding sequence ATGGAGAAGTGGTACGCCATTATGGCGAAACCGAAGCAGGAGTATCCAACCGCTTCAGCCCTGCATCAAGTAGGGATTGCTACTTACTATCCAGAGATCCGGGAAATTTTTTACGTTCGAGGTAAACGACATATTCGACCAGCAGGATTGTTTCCAGGCTATTTTTTTGCGAGATTTGATTATGAGAGACAATATCGGATGGTATCCTATTGTCGAGGAGTTCGAAGAATAGTGATGTTTGGGCACCTCCCAGCAGAAATCGAACCAACTTTACTAGAGGAAATCAAGATTAGGTTGGAACGACAGGACACGATCCATTTGCCTAGTTTCAAACCTGGCGAAGTCGTTAGGATCAATCATGGTCCTTTGGCCGGAATAAAGGCTGTATTTGACTCTTCTTTACCGAGGAAGGAACGAGTCATTGTGTTCCTGCGGACTCTTTTCTATCAAAGCCGAGCAATTGTGCAGCTTTCAGATATCGAAAAATTTCCTGAAGCTGTATAA